The proteins below come from a single Oxyura jamaicensis isolate SHBP4307 breed ruddy duck chromosome 1, BPBGC_Ojam_1.0, whole genome shotgun sequence genomic window:
- the CXADR gene encoding coxsackievirus and adenovirus receptor isoform X1, translating into MEPPLAPPPPSLAVLLLLALALLGSAGLTRSLSITSADQSMFEKAQGEKVTLPCTFVLSEEDEGPLDIEWVLIPADNQKKEQIIIMYAVDRIYNHYYAAMTGRMQFTSSDPRSGDGSLDILNLKSADTGTYQCKVKKAPGVQSQKIQLTVLVKPARTKCSIEGSQEIGKDVTLKCASQEGSPLLSYDWRRVSGTQELPATSTLNRNTGELLLKNASQEYSGVYSCVASNRVGADECSIELNVTPPINTAGIIAGAIVGTLLGLSLLAFLVFCCCKKHREKKYEKEVHHDIREDVPPPKSRSSTARSYIGSNRSSLGSMSPSNMEGYTKTPYSQVPSEDFERTSGQNQTFASSKVAAPNLSRMGAVPVMIPAQSKDGSIV; encoded by the exons gtCTAACTAGAAGCCTAAGTATAACTTCAGCTGACCAATCTATGTTTGAAAAAGCTCAAGGAGAAAAAGTTACGTTGCCATGTACTTTCGTACTCTCAGAAGAGGATGAAGGCCCACTAGATATTGAGTGGGTCTTGATACCAGCAGATAATcaaaagaaggaacaaata ATAATTATGTATGCTGTAGACAGAATTTATAATCATTATTATGCTGCTATGACTGGGCGGATGCAGTTTACCAGTTCTGATCCCAGATCTGGTGATGGTTCGTTGGATATCCTGAATTTAAAGTCAGCAGATACTGGCACATACCAGTGCAAAGTGAAGAAAGCTCCTGGAGTTCAAAGCCAAAAAATACAGTTGACTGTACTTG taAAACCGGCAAGAACTAAATGTTCCATTGAAGGATCACAGGAGATTGGAAAGGACGTTACATTGAAATGTGCATCACAAGAAGGATCTCCACTTTTGTCATATGACTGGAGAAGAGTATCTGGCACACAAGAACTTCCTGCCACGTCCACACTGA ATAGAAATACGGGTGAACTTCTCTTGAAAAATGCGTCTCAAGAATATTCTGGTGTATACAGTTGTGTTGCTTCAAACAGAGTTGGCGCAGATGAATGTTCTATTGAGCTGAATGTCACCCCTC CTATAAATACAGCTGGTATAATTGCTGGAGCTATTGTAGGAACTCTGCTGGGTCTCTCCTTACTGGCTTTTCTCGTCTTCTGTTGCTGtaaaaaacacagagagaagAAGTATGAGAAAGAAGTACATCATGATATTAG agaagatGTTCCGCCTCCAAAAAGTCGCAGTTCAACAGCCCGCAGCTACATAGGCAGCAATCGTTCTTCTCTGGGCTCAATGTCTCCCTCAAATATGGAAGGATATACCAAAACTCCATATAGTCAAGTCCCAAGTGAAGACTTTGAACGTACTTCTGGTCAAAACCAAACCTTTGCATCTTCAAAGGTAGCTGCACCTAATTTAAGTAGAATGGGAGCTGTCCCAGTGATGATTCCAGCACAAAGCAAAGATGGGTCCATAGTAtag
- the CXADR gene encoding coxsackievirus and adenovirus receptor isoform X3, with the protein MGLTRSLSITSADQSMFEKAQGEKVTLPCTFVLSEEDEGPLDIEWVLIPADNQKKEQIIIMYAVDRIYNHYYAAMTGRMQFTSSDPRSGDGSLDILNLKSADTGTYQCKVKKAPGVQSQKIQLTVLVKPARTKCSIEGSQEIGKDVTLKCASQEGSPLLSYDWRRVSGTQELPATSTLNRNTGELLLKNASQEYSGVYSCVASNRVGADECSIELNVTPPINTAGIIAGAIVGTLLGLSLLAFLVFCCCKKHREKKYEKEVHHDIREDVPPPKSRSSTARSYIGSNRSSLGSMSPSNMEGYTKTPYSQVPSEDFERTSGQNQTFASSKVAAPNLSRMGAVPVMIPAQSKDGSIV; encoded by the exons ATGG gtCTAACTAGAAGCCTAAGTATAACTTCAGCTGACCAATCTATGTTTGAAAAAGCTCAAGGAGAAAAAGTTACGTTGCCATGTACTTTCGTACTCTCAGAAGAGGATGAAGGCCCACTAGATATTGAGTGGGTCTTGATACCAGCAGATAATcaaaagaaggaacaaata ATAATTATGTATGCTGTAGACAGAATTTATAATCATTATTATGCTGCTATGACTGGGCGGATGCAGTTTACCAGTTCTGATCCCAGATCTGGTGATGGTTCGTTGGATATCCTGAATTTAAAGTCAGCAGATACTGGCACATACCAGTGCAAAGTGAAGAAAGCTCCTGGAGTTCAAAGCCAAAAAATACAGTTGACTGTACTTG taAAACCGGCAAGAACTAAATGTTCCATTGAAGGATCACAGGAGATTGGAAAGGACGTTACATTGAAATGTGCATCACAAGAAGGATCTCCACTTTTGTCATATGACTGGAGAAGAGTATCTGGCACACAAGAACTTCCTGCCACGTCCACACTGA ATAGAAATACGGGTGAACTTCTCTTGAAAAATGCGTCTCAAGAATATTCTGGTGTATACAGTTGTGTTGCTTCAAACAGAGTTGGCGCAGATGAATGTTCTATTGAGCTGAATGTCACCCCTC CTATAAATACAGCTGGTATAATTGCTGGAGCTATTGTAGGAACTCTGCTGGGTCTCTCCTTACTGGCTTTTCTCGTCTTCTGTTGCTGtaaaaaacacagagagaagAAGTATGAGAAAGAAGTACATCATGATATTAG agaagatGTTCCGCCTCCAAAAAGTCGCAGTTCAACAGCCCGCAGCTACATAGGCAGCAATCGTTCTTCTCTGGGCTCAATGTCTCCCTCAAATATGGAAGGATATACCAAAACTCCATATAGTCAAGTCCCAAGTGAAGACTTTGAACGTACTTCTGGTCAAAACCAAACCTTTGCATCTTCAAAGGTAGCTGCACCTAATTTAAGTAGAATGGGAGCTGTCCCAGTGATGATTCCAGCACAAAGCAAAGATGGGTCCATAGTAtag